The sequence CGATCCGATCCCGGCCAACTTTTCCGCCTGCATTAATTCAGCTTGCAACGCCGATTCATGCTGGATGATCTGCCAGAGCAGGCGGGACGCCGAACCACTCAATAACTCTGTCGTTGTCGGTTTCTGCGTGCGCAGAACCGCTTCCATGCCGGGATCGCCCGTGACATCGAGAATCAAGCCGATCTCAGGGTTCCGGACCAGTGCCGCGACATCGGTGGTCACGGGGATCTGATACTCGCGGGCGCGCTGCAAGCCGGGCGCGCGCGGATCACGATCGGCGATCCCGACGACCTCGATAGACGAAATCTGATGGAACAAGTCCAAGAGCGCTCTGCCTCCGCGCCCTGCTCCCACGATCGCGACTTTCGTGGGGAGAGCAATGTCCATGATGACGGCCTTTCGTGTGTGCTAGTCACAGCTGTGCGACTGAGGGGGAATGATGAGCGGTGCTCCTCCTCAGCCGCACAGAGGATGGTTGTCGGGCTCTATTAGAGCCTTGCCAACTCCCGTTCCTCCATCGCACGCCGGACTGCCTCTTTCAATTTTTCTCCCTCGACGGGCTTGACGAGATAATCCACGACGCCTTGCCGTAAGAATGAAGTCGCCATGTCGGTATCCGGGAATCCAGTCAGCACGATCAAAGGAACGCGCGGATAATTGCTGCGGAAGTAGGCGATCGCCTCGGCTCCGTTGATCTTCGGCATACGGATGTCACAGATGACGACGTCCAGCAGGAGGCGGTTCTCTCCTTCATTGATCGCCTGAATGGCCTTTTCTCCATTTTCGGCCTCGATCACCTCATACCCGGCCTTTTGCAAGGTCATTCTTACTACTTTGCGGATATCCGGCTCGTCGTCGACGACGAGAACCCGGCCGTTGCAAGCCTCACCTCCAGTGAAGAATCCAGATTTGAACTCGGTCATGTCGTCCTCCTTCGCGGTTGGTTAAGGTTGATGTGTCACTTCGTGTATTTCCTTCCGTCGAATTCTCACCGTTGCCCCTACATTCAGCCATTCAGCAATGGGCGTGCCAGAATGGTTTGAGAGAAACCTTCTTGATTTCGAGC is a genomic window of Nitrospiraceae bacterium containing:
- a CDS encoding response regulator, with the translated sequence MTEFKSGFFTGGEACNGRVLVVDDEPDIRKVVRMTLQKAGYEVIEAENGEKAIQAINEGENRLLLDVVICDIRMPKINGAEAIAYFRSNYPRVPLIVLTGFPDTDMATSFLRQGVVDYLVKPVEGEKLKEAVRRAMEERELARL